The Bombus fervidus isolate BK054 chromosome 1, iyBomFerv1, whole genome shotgun sequence genome includes a window with the following:
- the Rfesp gene encoding Rieske iron-sulfur protein isoform X1 produces MNVVAKSTSLAPLLRSTTVISNGMQPVSGKGIVQKSKIVTKPVVNLMLAQSLYESLIKGSLRVSSGIGASLLATQRRLAHTDIQWPDFTGYRHSAVKNPTTPSKHSAAKRKSFTYLVTATTGVCAVYSAKTVVHNLVASMSAAGDVLALAKIEVKLDSIPEGKNAVFKWRGKPLFVRHRSQKEIDKEAQVDVASLRDPQVDTDRTRDPKWLVVLGVCTHLGCVPIANAGDFGGYYCPCHGSHYDASGRIRKGPAPLNLEIPPYEFVEGNVLVVG; encoded by the exons atgaacgtcGTAGCGAAATCAACGAGCCTCGCTCCACTTTTAAGGTCGACGACTGTCATTTCAAATGGAATGCAACCAGTATCTGGAAAGGGTATCGTACAAAAATCAAAAATCGTCACTAAACCTGTCGTCAATCTAATGCTCGCTCAAAGTTTGTACGAATCACTTATTAAAGGATCTCTACGTGTCAGTTCAGGAATTGGAG CGAGTTTACTAGCAACACAGAGGAGGCTGGCGCATACCGACATTCAATGGCCAGATTTCACTGGTTATCGTCATAGTGCTGTAAAAAATCCAACCACCCCAAGCAAACATTCTGCTGCTAAGCGCAAATCATTTACGTATCTTGTAACAGCTA CAACTGGGGTTTGTGCGGTTTATAGTGCAAAAACAGTAGTGCATAATTTAGTAGCTTCTATGAGCGCTGCAGGTGATGTACTTGCTTTAGCAAAGATTGAAGTTAAACTTGACAGTATTCCTGAAGGAAAGAATGCTGTTTTCAAATGGCGTGGAAAGCCTCTGTTTGTACGACATAG ATCACAGAAAGAGATTGATAAAGAGGCACAGGTAGATGTTGCATCTCTTCGAGATCCACAAGTAGACACAGATCGTACACGAGATCCAAAGTGGTTGGTAGTTTTGGGTGTATGTACGCATTTAGGATGTGTCCCAATTGCAAATGCTGGTGATTTTGGTGGTTACTATTGCCCTTGCCATGGCTCTCATTACGATGCCAGTGGAAGGATTAGGAAAGGTCCAGCTCCTCTAAATTTGGAAATACCACCTTATGAGTTTGTTGAGGGAAATGTATTAGTTGTTGGTTAA
- the Rfesp gene encoding Rieske iron-sulfur protein isoform X2: MNVVAKSTSLAPLLRSTTVISNGMQPVSGKGSLRVSSGIGASLLATQRRLAHTDIQWPDFTGYRHSAVKNPTTPSKHSAAKRKSFTYLVTATTGVCAVYSAKTVVHNLVASMSAAGDVLALAKIEVKLDSIPEGKNAVFKWRGKPLFVRHRSQKEIDKEAQVDVASLRDPQVDTDRTRDPKWLVVLGVCTHLGCVPIANAGDFGGYYCPCHGSHYDASGRIRKGPAPLNLEIPPYEFVEGNVLVVG, from the exons atgaacgtcGTAGCGAAATCAACGAGCCTCGCTCCACTTTTAAGGTCGACGACTGTCATTTCAAATGGAATGCAACCAGTATCTGGAAAGG GATCTCTACGTGTCAGTTCAGGAATTGGAG CGAGTTTACTAGCAACACAGAGGAGGCTGGCGCATACCGACATTCAATGGCCAGATTTCACTGGTTATCGTCATAGTGCTGTAAAAAATCCAACCACCCCAAGCAAACATTCTGCTGCTAAGCGCAAATCATTTACGTATCTTGTAACAGCTA CAACTGGGGTTTGTGCGGTTTATAGTGCAAAAACAGTAGTGCATAATTTAGTAGCTTCTATGAGCGCTGCAGGTGATGTACTTGCTTTAGCAAAGATTGAAGTTAAACTTGACAGTATTCCTGAAGGAAAGAATGCTGTTTTCAAATGGCGTGGAAAGCCTCTGTTTGTACGACATAG ATCACAGAAAGAGATTGATAAAGAGGCACAGGTAGATGTTGCATCTCTTCGAGATCCACAAGTAGACACAGATCGTACACGAGATCCAAAGTGGTTGGTAGTTTTGGGTGTATGTACGCATTTAGGATGTGTCCCAATTGCAAATGCTGGTGATTTTGGTGGTTACTATTGCCCTTGCCATGGCTCTCATTACGATGCCAGTGGAAGGATTAGGAAAGGTCCAGCTCCTCTAAATTTGGAAATACCACCTTATGAGTTTGTTGAGGGAAATGTATTAGTTGTTGGTTAA